One genomic window of Desulfovibrio gilichinskyi includes the following:
- a CDS encoding 4Fe-4S dicluster domain-containing protein, translating to MSGQVENMIREAGVVGAGGAGLPTHVKANATVDTVLVNGASCEPLLMSDPHLLEAEIDTVIRGLEAILDCTGATKGIVCLKGKHKKAMDSVREAVARNSSGRLEYFELRDFYPAGDEHVLVKEVLGRTVPERGIPLQVGAVVSNVESLLNVAYAMDGIPVTHRYLTVTGEIKNSMVVKVPVGTLVSDVLAFAGGATISDFKVVDGGPMMGRILSDVSRPVTKTTSGLIVLPPDHTVVAGKIMDPERIRRITNTVCCQCSRCTDLCPRNLLGHSLHPHKLMRVLHSQILDTEIAREALLCSECGVCEKFACPMMVSPREVNAQIKKVLMQAGVRWESSDKQLESNPFRDSRAVPTARLIQRLNVAKYDTHPAFAGEMFSSMVTIPLGQHIGAPATCVVSVGDRLHKGDLIGEIPEGAMGARVHASIDGVVESIADAMITIKDA from the coding sequence ATGAGTGGACAAGTTGAGAATATGATAAGGGAAGCAGGTGTGGTTGGAGCCGGAGGAGCCGGACTGCCCACACATGTAAAGGCAAATGCCACTGTGGATACCGTGCTGGTGAACGGGGCTTCATGTGAACCTCTGCTCATGAGCGATCCGCATCTTTTAGAAGCTGAGATTGATACTGTCATCCGCGGCCTGGAAGCTATTCTTGACTGTACAGGGGCCACCAAGGGTATCGTCTGTCTGAAAGGGAAACACAAGAAAGCCATGGATTCCGTTCGCGAAGCTGTTGCACGGAATTCAAGCGGGCGGCTTGAGTATTTTGAGCTGCGTGATTTCTATCCGGCAGGTGATGAGCATGTACTGGTTAAAGAAGTTCTAGGCAGAACTGTTCCTGAACGCGGCATTCCTCTTCAGGTCGGCGCAGTGGTCAGCAATGTGGAATCTCTTTTAAATGTGGCGTATGCCATGGACGGAATTCCAGTAACTCATCGCTACCTGACCGTGACTGGCGAGATTAAAAATTCCATGGTGGTAAAAGTTCCCGTAGGAACTTTAGTTTCCGACGTACTTGCTTTTGCCGGCGGCGCAACAATTTCTGATTTTAAAGTAGTTGACGGCGGTCCGATGATGGGCCGTATTCTTTCCGACGTTTCGCGCCCTGTCACCAAGACTACCAGCGGGCTTATTGTTCTTCCACCTGATCATACCGTCGTTGCCGGAAAAATCATGGACCCTGAAAGAATCCGCAGAATCACCAATACCGTCTGTTGCCAGTGTTCACGTTGTACGGATCTTTGCCCCAGAAATTTATTAGGTCATTCTCTTCATCCTCATAAGTTAATGAGAGTTCTGCATTCTCAGATACTTGATACTGAAATAGCCCGTGAAGCTCTGCTTTGCTCCGAGTGCGGTGTCTGTGAAAAGTTTGCCTGTCCGATGATGGTTTCACCCAGAGAAGTTAATGCTCAGATTAAGAAAGTTCTGATGCAGGCCGGAGTTCGCTGGGAAAGTTCAGACAAACAGCTTGAAAGCAATCCGTTCAGAGACAGCAGAGCCGTTCCAACCGCGCGCCTTATTCAGCGACTTAATGTAGCAAAGTATGACACCCATCCGGCTTTTGCAGGAGAAATGTTTTCTTCCATGGTGACAATTCCTCTTGGTCAGCACATCGGAGCTCCGGCAACCTGTGTTGTTTCCGTAGGAGACAGACTGCACAAAGGAGACCTGATCGGGGAAATTCCTGAAGGTGCTATGGGTGCAAGAGTTCATGCCAGCATTGACGGTGTGGTTGAGTCCATTGCTGACGCAATGATAACTATCAAGGATGCATAA
- a CDS encoding BMC domain-containing protein, which translates to MELRTIGCVELNSIAVGMHAADEMLKAASVELVMARPTCPGRYIVVVTGDTGAVQSSVQVGCEIGADMVVDSFTIPSVHRDVIPALSGTSSLVKVNALGVIETCTAASCILAADAAAKAGQVHLIEIRMASGLAGKAFVVMTGDVGSVKASVDAGVHGVGDGGPVLSHVVIPSPSEALKAQLF; encoded by the coding sequence ATGGAGTTACGTACAATAGGTTGTGTAGAACTTAATAGTATTGCTGTAGGTATGCACGCTGCAGATGAGATGCTCAAAGCTGCAAGTGTTGAGCTGGTTATGGCTCGCCCGACATGTCCAGGCAGATATATAGTAGTTGTTACCGGAGATACAGGAGCTGTTCAGAGTTCTGTGCAGGTCGGCTGTGAGATCGGTGCGGATATGGTTGTTGATTCATTCACTATTCCAAGCGTGCATAGAGATGTTATCCCGGCTCTCAGCGGGACATCTTCGCTCGTTAAGGTTAATGCTTTGGGCGTAATTGAAACTTGTACTGCTGCGTCCTGTATCCTTGCCGCTGATGCTGCGGCTAAAGCCGGACAGGTTCACTTAATTGAAATCCGTATGGCATCCGGCCTTGCAGGTAAGGCTTTTGTGGTTATGACAGGCGACGTAGGATCTGTTAAAGCCTCAGTTGATGCCGGAGTTCACGGTGTAGGTGACGGCGGTCCTGTTCTCAGCCATGTCGTAATTCCTTCGCCAAGTGAAGCTCTTAAAGCTCAATTATTTTAA
- a CDS encoding BMC domain-containing protein has translation MIISDEPKQRVIQEYVPGKQVTLAHVIASPQKSIYLKLGLDNDSGGAIGIMTITPSEGVIIASDVATKAASVEIGFLDRFGGCLLLLGDVASVEAALRAVLDFFENVLHYSSVEMTRS, from the coding sequence ATGATAATTTCCGACGAACCAAAGCAGCGGGTAATTCAAGAGTACGTCCCGGGCAAGCAGGTGACGCTTGCCCATGTGATCGCCAGTCCGCAAAAGAGCATCTACTTGAAGCTCGGGCTGGATAATGATTCCGGCGGAGCTATCGGCATAATGACGATCACCCCCAGCGAAGGTGTTATCATTGCGTCTGATGTTGCCACAAAAGCCGCTTCGGTAGAGATAGGATTTCTGGACAGGTTCGGCGGTTGTCTGCTTTTACTCGGAGATGTTGCCAGCGTGGAGGCCGCTCTCAGAGCTGTGCTCGATTTTTTTGAGAATGTTCTGCACTATTCATCAGTTGAGATGACACGGTCATAA
- a CDS encoding EutP/PduV family microcompartment system protein, with the protein MLIGETRVGKSTLIQSLSGEDYSSHRAMAVEYCGPFINIPGEFLENSRFYHVLISTSVECDILVLIQDATRSSSLFPPLFASMFNRKIIGVITKTDVPDANVERAERLLRNAGVKEVVAVSSETGAGLDILRSMLL; encoded by the coding sequence ATGCTCATCGGGGAAACCCGTGTGGGTAAAAGTACTCTTATTCAGTCTCTGTCAGGGGAAGACTATTCTTCTCACAGAGCAATGGCTGTGGAATATTGCGGTCCGTTTATTAATATTCCCGGTGAATTTCTGGAGAACAGCCGTTTTTATCATGTGCTGATCAGCACTTCGGTTGAGTGTGATATACTTGTCCTTATTCAGGATGCAACACGTTCAAGCAGCCTTTTCCCGCCTTTGTTTGCTTCCATGTTCAATCGAAAAATAATCGGTGTGATCACGAAAACAGACGTTCCTGACGCGAATGTTGAACGGGCTGAACGTCTGCTGCGCAATGCCGGAGTCAAAGAAGTTGTTGCCGTAAGCTCCGAAACCGGAGCAGGACTTGATATTCTCCGTTCTATGCTGCTTTGA
- a CDS encoding response regulator produces the protein MKLRHMTMLSIILIALFFAAGQFMVSTLVIKKGFQDLENEKVYASINAAQKSIKNELQTLDALLLDWSSWNDSYDFAQDHNANYIDSNFTIDTFLNQSLAAIILRNINGKIILEQAVNTDGEIDSSLAEDIIKHSSVPLPAIPGIEEGYGGIITLTNGELMLIAKRKILTSDGEGPTMGTMLMARPLSDKILKEISNRLGFPVLIESVNPNLKLLSELSEAKNHQLAIYTDDKTAHGIAPLFDINQTIVAILKTTVNRRISHQGKIISLYHYGSVILILFTVAILGYFLLHKKVLARIEKLSTQVSDIGKTGYAKGRVSVDGNDEIFELSINVNSMLDSIETAGNELFLQSEKVAKNEQYLNRLFNSISAGVFLVDSETRTVIDINDFALKMMGRSREEIIGIPCSHIMGIHTHESCPILDLGVTQDTSKQILLTKNGDRIPIMKSVSTIEKGQHRVLLETFIDITEMEESQNNLVKAKNELEIKVAERTASLRGIIDTAKNGIIVINSRGLITEFSPAAEETFGYKKSEIMGLNISLLMPIPFSEHHDQYIKNNIQGGLPKVVGKQVEVSAKRKDGSIFPMEIAVNSAVVNEDTIFVAVIRDITDRKAMEEALADERERLQYLFDTSPVGVGIAVNDIIKFANPAMTQMGFKVGDNAINNYVHPDKRNKFLEGLERDGNFRNFETELYGEDRNIIDAILSYYKFTYMGEKGTLSWVVDITERKKAEKALAEAKDLAEEATLAKSDFLANMSHEIRTPMNAIIGLSHLAMQTDLTEKQRGYISKVNRSAENLMGILNEVLDFSKIEAGKLDMENINFRLEDVLDDLANILVFRAHESGLELLFDISPDLPTALKGDPLRLGQVLLNLGNNALKFTEKGEIVIGVKQLEQDETNIKLSFSVKDTGIGMTEKQQQKLFQQFSQVDTSTTRKYGGTGLGLAISKKLVEKMGGEIWVESEIDKGTTFNFTVNLMIQEEVAPEITTEGSELGPMNILIVDDNVTARTILAEMLANFGFRTDEAGNGAAAIKLLEKQSDAEKYDLVLMDWNIPSMDGIEISRAMASNKQLKHIPKVIMVTAYGRSEVMSAAAGIENIVGFLSKPIMPSMLLDSIMNAHGRKVKSEKRVPFRQEKINEATAKLQGAYILLVEDNEINQNVAVDLLENYGVTVKIAVNGKEALDILETETFDGILMDCQMPVMDGYTATKKIREQEKFKSLPIIAMTANVMAGDRERSLQAGMNDHIGKPIQISEMLCIMSKWITPSTPSAKPIPAHHEQESDGSTFSTLPGINAESGLARLQGDTKLYKKILFMFENDYTDFESIFRDAHSREDNEAAMRYAHTLKGVAGNIGAEEIEKQAYYLESACKKNKPKHEIDKLLNRVGTALAPVLEGLKNFKYNEPQNNPNSNELSSEQLELKIRQLRILLEESDTEAVSLIEELQSSSEWGLQTGKLELMKKAIDEYEFEDALKILDQL, from the coding sequence TTGAAACTTCGTCATATGACTATGCTTAGCATCATTTTAATCGCACTTTTTTTTGCAGCCGGACAATTCATGGTTTCTACTCTCGTTATAAAAAAAGGATTCCAAGATCTGGAAAATGAAAAAGTTTATGCAAGCATCAACGCAGCGCAAAAAAGTATTAAAAATGAATTGCAGACTTTAGACGCACTCTTGCTGGACTGGTCTTCATGGAATGACTCTTATGATTTTGCTCAAGACCATAACGCAAACTATATCGATTCAAATTTCACTATTGATACATTTCTGAACCAATCACTTGCTGCAATTATTCTGCGAAATATAAACGGAAAAATTATTCTTGAGCAAGCAGTCAATACAGACGGAGAAATAGACAGTTCTTTAGCAGAGGATATTATCAAACACAGCAGTGTACCGCTGCCGGCAATCCCTGGTATCGAAGAAGGGTATGGCGGCATCATTACTCTGACTAACGGTGAACTCATGCTGATCGCTAAGAGAAAAATTCTAACAAGCGACGGTGAAGGGCCTACCATGGGGACAATGCTCATGGCCCGCCCTCTTTCCGATAAAATTCTTAAAGAAATTTCAAACCGACTGGGTTTTCCTGTTTTAATTGAGTCTGTAAATCCTAATTTAAAACTGCTGAGTGAACTGTCAGAAGCTAAAAACCATCAACTAGCCATCTATACTGATGATAAAACAGCCCACGGAATTGCTCCTCTTTTTGATATCAATCAAACTATAGTCGCCATATTGAAAACAACTGTAAACCGCCGCATTTCCCATCAAGGTAAAATTATATCCCTATATCATTACGGAAGCGTGATCCTTATTCTTTTTACAGTTGCCATACTCGGCTATTTTCTACTCCACAAAAAAGTGCTCGCACGCATAGAAAAACTTAGTACTCAAGTCTCGGATATAGGTAAAACAGGATATGCAAAAGGAAGAGTAAGCGTTGACGGTAATGATGAAATCTTCGAACTCAGTATAAATGTCAACTCGATGCTGGACTCAATTGAAACTGCTGGAAATGAACTTTTTTTACAATCTGAGAAAGTTGCAAAGAATGAGCAATACTTAAACAGACTTTTCAATTCAATCTCAGCAGGAGTTTTTCTTGTTGATTCTGAAACTAGAACAGTAATTGATATTAATGATTTTGCGTTAAAAATGATGGGTCGCAGCCGCGAAGAAATTATCGGAATTCCATGCAGTCATATCATGGGCATCCATACTCACGAAAGTTGTCCAATTTTAGATTTAGGGGTGACACAGGACACTTCCAAACAAATTCTGCTTACAAAGAACGGCGACAGGATTCCAATTATGAAATCTGTTTCCACCATTGAGAAAGGTCAACACCGTGTCTTACTTGAAACATTTATTGATATAACTGAAATGGAAGAATCCCAGAATAATCTAGTAAAAGCTAAAAACGAGCTGGAAATAAAAGTAGCTGAACGAACCGCCAGCCTGCGCGGAATTATCGACACGGCAAAAAATGGAATTATTGTAATAAATTCTAGAGGTTTAATAACTGAATTCAGCCCCGCGGCCGAAGAAACTTTCGGCTATAAAAAAAGCGAAATCATGGGGCTCAATATCAGCCTGCTTATGCCGATCCCTTTTAGCGAACACCATGACCAGTACATCAAAAATAATATTCAAGGAGGACTCCCGAAAGTAGTAGGCAAACAGGTAGAAGTTTCTGCTAAACGTAAAGACGGTTCAATCTTTCCCATGGAAATTGCTGTAAACTCTGCAGTGGTCAATGAAGATACTATTTTTGTAGCTGTCATCCGTGATATTACGGATCGAAAAGCAATGGAAGAAGCATTAGCCGACGAGCGAGAACGACTTCAGTATCTCTTTGATACCAGCCCGGTCGGAGTCGGGATCGCCGTTAATGACATCATTAAATTTGCTAATCCGGCTATGACCCAAATGGGCTTTAAGGTTGGAGATAATGCTATAAATAATTATGTTCACCCTGATAAACGGAATAAATTTTTAGAAGGACTGGAACGGGACGGTAATTTTAGGAATTTTGAAACGGAGCTGTACGGGGAAGATAGAAATATTATTGATGCAATACTATCTTATTATAAATTTACGTACATGGGAGAAAAGGGAACTTTAAGCTGGGTAGTAGATATTACTGAACGAAAAAAAGCGGAAAAAGCTCTCGCTGAAGCCAAAGACCTTGCAGAAGAGGCAACACTTGCTAAATCTGACTTTCTAGCAAACATGTCACACGAAATACGCACCCCGATGAATGCGATAATCGGACTTTCCCACTTGGCAATGCAAACGGACCTTACAGAAAAACAGCGCGGGTATATAAGTAAGGTGAATCGCTCAGCCGAAAATCTGATGGGAATCCTTAACGAAGTTCTGGACTTTTCAAAAATTGAAGCAGGAAAACTTGATATGGAAAACATTAATTTCCGCTTAGAAGACGTGCTTGATGATCTTGCCAACATTTTAGTTTTTAGAGCGCATGAGTCAGGGTTGGAACTTCTGTTCGACATATCTCCTGACTTACCTACTGCTTTAAAAGGAGATCCTCTTAGGCTGGGACAGGTTTTGCTGAATCTGGGCAACAATGCACTGAAATTTACTGAAAAAGGTGAAATTGTAATAGGTGTTAAACAGCTTGAGCAGGATGAAACGAATATCAAGCTGTCTTTTTCAGTAAAAGATACAGGCATAGGTATGACTGAGAAACAGCAACAAAAATTATTCCAACAATTCAGTCAAGTTGACACATCAACAACTCGTAAATACGGAGGAACAGGACTGGGGCTGGCTATTTCCAAAAAATTGGTTGAAAAAATGGGAGGAGAAATATGGGTTGAAAGCGAAATTGATAAAGGAACAACCTTTAATTTCACTGTCAACTTAATGATTCAAGAGGAAGTTGCTCCTGAAATAACAACTGAAGGATCGGAATTGGGTCCAATGAACATCCTGATAGTGGATGACAATGTAACAGCCAGAACAATTCTGGCCGAAATGCTTGCAAACTTCGGATTCAGAACTGACGAAGCCGGAAATGGAGCTGCGGCTATTAAGTTATTGGAAAAACAAAGCGATGCTGAAAAATATGATCTGGTACTTATGGACTGGAACATCCCATCCATGGATGGAATTGAAATATCCCGCGCCATGGCGAGTAATAAACAGCTCAAGCATATCCCGAAAGTTATCATGGTAACAGCATACGGACGCTCTGAAGTCATGTCCGCTGCGGCCGGAATTGAAAACATAGTCGGGTTCCTGAGCAAACCGATTATGCCGTCAATGTTGCTGGATTCCATTATGAACGCCCACGGTCGCAAGGTAAAATCTGAAAAACGTGTCCCCTTCCGTCAGGAAAAAATTAACGAAGCAACTGCAAAACTTCAAGGAGCATACATCCTCCTTGTTGAGGACAATGAAATCAATCAGAATGTAGCTGTAGACCTTCTGGAAAACTACGGAGTCACAGTTAAAATCGCAGTTAACGGCAAAGAAGCTTTGGATATTTTAGAGACAGAAACTTTCGACGGTATTCTGATGGATTGCCAGATGCCGGTGATGGACGGTTATACTGCAACTAAAAAAATTCGTGAGCAGGAAAAATTCAAAAGTTTGCCGATAATAGCCATGACCGCCAACGTAATGGCCGGAGATCGCGAAAGATCGTTGCAAGCCGGAATGAATGATCACATAGGTAAACCTATCCAGATCAGTGAGATGCTTTGCATTATGAGTAAGTGGATTACTCCCTCAACCCCGTCGGCAAAACCTATTCCCGCACACCATGAACAAGAATCAGATGGCAGCACTTTTTCAACCCTCCCCGGTATAAATGCAGAATCCGGGCTTGCCAGACTACAGGGAGACACCAAGTTATATAAAAAAATATTATTCATGTTTGAAAATGATTACACCGATTTTGAATCAATTTTCCGTGATGCACACAGCAGAGAGGACAATGAAGCAGCCATGCGTTACGCACATACCTTAAAAGGAGTAGCTGGTAATATCGGAGCAGAAGAAATCGAAAAACAAGCCTATTACCTAGAATCGGCATGCAAAAAAAACAAACCGAAACATGAAATTGATAAATTGTTAAACAGGGTTGGAACAGCTTTGGCCCCTGTTCTTGAAGGGCTTAAAAATTTTAAATACAATGAACCGCAAAATAATCCGAATAGTAATGAACTAAGCTCAGAACAACTTGAACTTAAAATCAGGCAGTTGCGGATTCTGCTTGAGGAATCCGATACCGAAGCGGTTTCTTTAATTGAAGAGTTGCAATCGTCTTCAGAATGGGGGCTGCAAACAGGCAAACTAGAGCTTATGAAGAAAGCTATTGATGAATATGAATTTGAGGACGCTTTAAAAATTCTTGATCAATTGTAA
- a CDS encoding response regulator — translation MSNTIRKQTVLVVDDTSSIIAVFSKILSPEYRVKAAKNGLKALEITLETPPDIILLDIMMPEMDGYEVCRKLKLNPKTKEIPVIFVTAMVDAENKARALELGAVDFVTKPINPSVVLECIKKHLQIDIK, via the coding sequence GTGAGTAACACCATCAGAAAACAAACGGTTCTAGTTGTTGACGACACCTCAAGTATTATTGCTGTCTTTTCTAAAATTCTCTCACCGGAATATAGAGTAAAAGCGGCTAAAAACGGCCTTAAAGCTCTCGAAATAACCCTTGAAACCCCTCCGGATATAATACTGCTGGATATAATGATGCCGGAAATGGATGGTTATGAAGTTTGCCGAAAGCTCAAACTAAACCCGAAAACAAAAGAGATTCCGGTTATCTTTGTTACGGCTATGGTCGACGCCGAAAATAAAGCCCGCGCTCTTGAGCTGGGAGCTGTTGATTTTGTAACCAAACCTATCAATCCATCAGTTGTTCTTGAGTGTATAAAAAAACACCTTCAAATAGACATAAAATAA
- a CDS encoding aspartoacylase, whose amino-acid sequence MQIKSSFNKIDNVVISGGTHGNEATGVYLIEEWEKDCSFLKRNSFETDFFCSNPRAVDLNLRYTETDLNRCFLDKDLEDESAVSYEELLAYKIKNNLKKNYAGKTTLLVDMHTTTSNMGINIMCDDEAPNLLLAAMVKHRLPEVHVYCIKKSDRTDSCLRSSGTYGIGIEVGPIPQGILRHDVVESMRKAVAAVLDIAHEINTGGADETPFSIEYFSHIAEVAYPDGPFGDAMIHKDLEGRDYEILHPGDNIFYGAECGNIQYEGKEEVHPVFINEAAYYEKGLAFSTVKKEHREFKLLK is encoded by the coding sequence ATGCAAATCAAATCAAGCTTTAACAAAATAGACAATGTCGTTATTTCAGGCGGAACTCATGGAAACGAAGCTACCGGAGTTTATCTTATTGAAGAATGGGAAAAAGACTGTTCCTTTCTCAAAAGAAACTCCTTTGAAACAGATTTTTTCTGTTCTAACCCCAGAGCTGTTGACCTGAACCTGCGTTATACCGAAACAGACTTAAACCGTTGTTTTCTTGATAAAGATCTAGAAGATGAATCCGCTGTCTCTTACGAAGAACTGCTCGCATACAAAATTAAGAACAATCTTAAAAAAAACTATGCAGGCAAAACAACTCTGCTGGTGGACATGCACACAACCACATCAAACATGGGCATCAATATTATGTGTGATGATGAAGCCCCTAACCTTTTGCTTGCCGCAATGGTCAAACACAGGTTGCCGGAAGTACATGTATACTGCATTAAAAAATCAGACAGAACAGATTCATGCCTGAGAAGCTCAGGAACATACGGAATAGGTATCGAAGTCGGCCCGATACCGCAGGGTATTCTGCGCCATGATGTTGTTGAAAGTATGCGCAAAGCAGTTGCAGCCGTGCTGGACATTGCTCATGAAATAAACACAGGGGGAGCGGATGAAACTCCGTTCAGCATTGAATATTTCAGTCATATTGCTGAAGTTGCCTACCCTGACGGGCCTTTTGGTGATGCAATGATCCACAAAGATCTTGAAGGTAGAGATTACGAGATTCTGCACCCGGGTGATAATATCTTTTACGGGGCTGAATGCGGAAATATTCAGTACGAAGGCAAGGAAGAAGTACACCCGGTCTTTATCAATGAAGCAGCTTATTATGAAAAAGGGTTAGCATTCTCCACAGTCAAAAAAGAACACCGTGAATTTAAACTGCTAAAGTAA
- the nhaB gene encoding sodium/proton antiporter NhaB, with protein MQPTLLQSLGSNFLGAAPKWYKQSILFFLILNPCLMFTAGPFVAGWALIAEFIFTLAMALKCYPLPAGGLLAIEAAFLGMTSTETIYREALKNFEVILLLIFMVAGIYFMKEFLQFTFTRILVKVRSKIVISVLFCLAGAVLSAFLDALTVTAVIIAVAYGFYNVYHRFASGKTMQCEHDLCNDQAVVEKNREDLLEFRGFLRNLMMHGAVGTALGGVCTLVGEPQNLLIGGEMGWHFVDFFLEVMPVSLPVLATGLLTCVTVEYFHIFGYGAKLPGNIRSHLLETALKMEEEQGTKGKLRLIIQAITGIWLVTALAFHLAAVGIIGLSVIIILTSMNGVIEENRLGAAFEEALPFTALLVVFFSVVAVIHDQGLFHPIINFVLSMHGQSQLAAYYVANGLLSSISDNVFVATVYISETKMHFIHMLGAIPGIGMTGQALMDKLTDPHLVRADVVAGMPQAAATQALDLMKHLDKLAVAINTGTNIPSVATPNGQAAFLFLLTSALAPVIRLSYGRMVLLALPYTITMSIMGFLAVNYLL; from the coding sequence ATGCAGCCTACATTATTACAATCGCTGGGCAGTAACTTTCTAGGAGCTGCCCCTAAATGGTACAAGCAGAGCATTTTGTTTTTTTTGATTCTGAACCCGTGCCTTATGTTCACTGCCGGACCGTTTGTCGCAGGATGGGCACTTATTGCAGAATTTATTTTTACATTGGCCATGGCACTTAAGTGCTACCCTCTTCCAGCCGGAGGACTGCTTGCAATTGAAGCGGCTTTTCTCGGAATGACCTCAACCGAGACAATTTACCGCGAAGCTCTTAAAAATTTCGAAGTAATTCTTCTGTTGATCTTTATGGTTGCCGGAATCTACTTCATGAAAGAATTTCTGCAATTCACATTTACCCGCATTCTTGTAAAAGTCCGTTCAAAAATAGTTATATCAGTGCTGTTCTGCCTTGCAGGTGCCGTTTTGTCTGCATTCCTTGATGCGCTGACTGTAACAGCTGTTATCATTGCGGTGGCCTATGGATTCTACAACGTCTATCATAGATTTGCGTCCGGCAAAACGATGCAATGCGAGCATGACTTATGTAATGATCAGGCTGTTGTTGAAAAAAATCGCGAAGATCTGTTGGAATTCAGAGGTTTTCTCCGTAACCTTATGATGCATGGCGCAGTCGGAACAGCTCTCGGCGGTGTATGTACACTGGTCGGTGAGCCTCAGAACCTGCTCATCGGTGGAGAAATGGGATGGCACTTCGTAGACTTCTTCCTTGAAGTTATGCCTGTGTCACTGCCAGTATTAGCAACAGGACTTCTTACCTGCGTAACTGTTGAGTATTTCCATATCTTCGGATACGGCGCAAAACTGCCCGGAAATATCCGCTCCCATCTCCTTGAAACTGCACTCAAGATGGAAGAAGAACAGGGAACAAAAGGTAAACTCAGACTGATAATTCAGGCAATCACAGGTATCTGGCTCGTTACAGCCTTGGCTTTCCACCTTGCAGCGGTCGGTATTATCGGGCTGTCAGTCATCATTATCCTTACTTCTATGAACGGAGTTATTGAAGAAAATCGCTTAGGCGCAGCTTTTGAAGAAGCTCTGCCGTTTACAGCTCTTCTCGTTGTCTTCTTTTCCGTAGTAGCAGTAATTCATGATCAGGGACTGTTTCACCCCATCATCAATTTCGTACTCAGCATGCACGGCCAGAGCCAGCTTGCTGCATATTATGTTGCCAACGGACTGCTCTCATCTATTTCTGACAATGTCTTTGTGGCAACAGTTTATATCTCCGAAACCAAAATGCATTTTATTCATATGTTAGGAGCTATTCCTGGTATTGGAATGACCGGACAGGCTTTGATGGACAAGCTGACCGATCCACACCTTGTCAGAGCCGATGTAGTTGCCGGAATGCCTCAGGCTGCCGCAACTCAGGCACTTGACCTGATGAAACATCTGGACAAGCTGGCAGTAGCAATCAACACAGGAACCAACATTCCAAGTGTTGCTACTCCTAACGGTCAGGCAGCATTCCTCTTCCTGCTGACATCAGCTCTTGCTCCGGTGATCAGACTTTCCTACGGACGGATGGTACTTCTGGCTCTGCCGTACACCATCACCATGTCTATCATGGGATTTCTGGCTGTTAACTACCTGCTATAA